The following coding sequences lie in one Phaenicophaeus curvirostris isolate KB17595 chromosome 5, BPBGC_Pcur_1.0, whole genome shotgun sequence genomic window:
- the IRAG1 gene encoding inositol 1,4,5-triphosphate receptor associated 1 isoform X1 has product MPTLPEDKGQSKEVQHYSSPPAKDTTVEGTTCSTPSIVLPENAVTPDVEIDKNLVNRPRSPHRRHSNRATRNTTNTLTSVDNSGHVIDLVNDQLPDVKISEEDKKKNLELLEEAKKVSERFLMRRGRKSRSSLPESPTAVSPTLSPKVSPVASRSNSLTLPVPSGPDVCTTTAIESVSPGQNNRTVKEDDRQTAENAAKGLIDRRQNDQRKISQGRLVPRSAGFENSKEKLSEQKENFDPCKHMDTLPKCNPSGGDGGRMSLNTCVNVCENELGKSFLKKTKENDVPLRTHLPGPGIGKTDSKLKFPVPEMRDHKVSCKPEFKLCGLRPPLLRAVSWDSLEPGQEKTPLKLPSEEDKSLVAGSKSSNQFKPFKDLQIQVQPVRMQKLTKLREEHIMMRNQNLVGLKLPELSEAAEQEKGPSPLPSPTEEEETKNSSDVMPSIPDVLLRKLRVHKSLPGSSPPLTEKEVENVFVQLSLAFRNDSYTLESRINQAERERNLTEENTEKELENFKAAITSSAHLWHHYEHREAYQKLLEDIAVLRRLAARLSSRAEMVGAVRQEKRMSKATEVMMQYVENLKRTYEKDHAELMEFKKLANQNSSRSYGASEDGVPRSSRSMSLTVGKNMPRRRVSVAVVPKFNSLNIPGQSPTASPIPSMPSLSESSSNGRSNLTSTPVLPALLENGKSNGEPDCETSTTVLTQSGLEEISPETKAKIEEEAYNKGYQEGLKKTKELQELKEEDEETTKESHDEHEESENEDEIRKLKSSRLEVIINYLHILYPKLCKHWNVVWLVVAAIIIFAVVLGIYHSYNSCDEKSEGPEGKASCSAAHQHSWWNSGFQHEQRTE; this is encoded by the exons gCCTCGTAGTCCTCATAGGAGACACTCGAACCGCGCCACTAGGAACACAACAAATACATTGACTTCTGTTG ATAACAGTGGCCATGTGATTGATCTGGTAAATGATCAGCTACCAGATGTCAAAATATCagaagaagacaaaaagaagaacCTCGAATTACTAGAAGAAGCAAAGAAAGTAAGTGAGAGGTTTCTAATGCGCAGAGGCAGGAAGTCAAGAAGCAGCCTGCCAGAGTCACCGACGG CAGTTTCCCCTACACTTAGTCCTAAAGTTTCACCAGTAGCATCTCGGAGCAACTCTCTCACTCTTCCAGTTCCATCAG GGCCTGATGTATGCACAACCACTGCTATCGAGTCAGTATCTCCAGGGCAG AATAACAGAACTGTGAAAGAGGATGATAGGCAAACTGCAGAG AATGCTGCAAAAGGATTAATTGATCGAAGGCAGAATGATCAAAGAAAGATTTCTCAGGGAAGGTTGGTTCCTCGTTCTGCTGGCTTTGAAAACTCCAAAGAGAAGCTctcagaacaaaaagaaaactttgatCCATGTAAACATATGGATACTTTACCTAAATGCAACCCTTCAGGTGGTGATGGTGGCAGAATGTCTCTTAATACTTGCGTGAATGTTTGCGAAAATGAACTTGGAAAATCATTcctcaagaaaacaaaagaaaatgatgttcCTTTAAGAACCCATCTACCAGGACCAGGGATAGGAAAAACAGACTCAAAGCTAAAATTTCCTGTTCCAGAAATGAGGGACCATAAAGTCTCATGTAAACCAGAATTTAAACTGTGTGGACTGCGTCCTCCTCTACTACGGGCTGTTTCGTGGGATAGCTTGGAGCCTGGACAGGAGAAAACACCTTTAAAATTACCTTCTGAAGAAGATAAAAGCCTTGTGGCTGGTAGTAAATCCAGCAATCAGTTCAAACCATTCAAAGACCTTCAAATCCAAGTTCAACCAGTTCGAATGCAGAAATTGACAAAGCTCAGAGAG GAACATATTATGATGAGAAATCAAAATTTAGTTGGACTTAAACTTCCTGAACTTAGTGAAGCAGCTGAACAGGAAAAAG GCCCTTcacctctcccttcccccactGAAGAGGAAGAGACAAAGAATAGCTCTGATGTCATGCCCAGCATTCCTGATGTATTACTGCGAAAACTACGAGTGCACAAATCGCTTCCGGGAAG CTCCCCTCCACTTACTGAAAAAGAAGTTGAG AACGTATTTGTACAACTTTCCTTGGCCTTTAGAAATGATAGCTATACCTTGGAATCTAGAATTAACCAAGCAGAGAGAGAGCGAAATCTTACTGAAGAGAACACTGAGAAGGAACTGGAAAATTTTAAAGCAGCCATTACG tcttcagCTCACTTATGGCATCACTATGAACACAGAGAAGCTTACCAGAAGCTATTGGAGGATATTGCTGTTCTGCGGCGTTTAGCTGCTAGACTGTCTAGTCGTGCTGAGATGGTTGGAGCTGTTCGTCAG gaGAAGCGTATGTCAAAGGCAACGGAAGTAATGATGCAGTATGTGGAAAATCTGAAAAGAACATATGAAAAGGATCATGCTGAACTAATGGAGTTCAAGAAACTTGCCAATCAGAATTCTAGCAGAAGCTATGGTGCATctg AAGATGGAGTACCTCGTTCGTCTAGATCCATGTCTCTCACTGTTGGAAAG AATATGCCTCGGAGGAGAGTCAGTGTTGCTGTTGTTCCTAAATTTAACTCCTTAAACATTCCTGGCCAGTCACCAACAGCTTCACCTATACCTTCAATGCCATCCCTG TCTGAATCATCTAGTAATGGAAGGAGCAATCTAACATCTACTCCTGTTCTGCCAGCACTTTTAGAAAA TGGTAAGTCGAATGGAGAGCCTGACTGTGAAACCTCAACGACTGTGCTAACACAGAGTGGGCTGGAAGAAATCAGTCCTGAAACTAAAGCCAAGATAGAAGAGGAAGCATATAATAAAGG CTATCAGGAAGGCTTGAAGAAAACCAAGGAACTTCAAGAGCTgaaggaagaagatgaagagaCAACAAAAGAAAGCCATGATGAACATGAAGAAAGTGAAAACGAAGATGAgataagaaaactgaaaagcag cAGACTTGAAGTCATCATTAATTACTTACATATACTGTACCCCAAACTGTGTAAACACTGGAATGTGGTATGGCTTGTAGTGGCTGCCATAATCATTTTTGCTGTGGTGTTGGGAATCTACCATTCATACAACTCCTGTGATGAAAAATCAGAGGGACCTGAAGGGAAGGCCAGCTGTTCTGCTGCCCATCAACATTCCTGGTGGAACTCAGGATTTCAACATGAACAACGCACTGAATAA
- the IRAG1 gene encoding inositol 1,4,5-triphosphate receptor associated 1 isoform X6, translating into MRRGRKSRSSLPESPTAVSPTLSPKVSPVASRSNSLTLPVPSGPDVCTTTAIESVSPGQNNRTVKEDDRQTAENAAKGLIDRRQNDQRKISQGRLVPRSAGFENSKEKLSEQKENFDPCKHMDTLPKCNPSGGDGGRMSLNTCVNVCENELGKSFLKKTKENDVPLRTHLPGPGIGKTDSKLKFPVPEMRDHKVSCKPEFKLCGLRPPLLRAVSWDSLEPGQEKTPLKLPSEEDKSLVAGSKSSNQFKPFKDLQIQVQPVRMQKLTKLREEHIMMRNQNLVGLKLPELSEAAEQEKGPSPLPSPTEEEETKNSSDVMPSIPDVLLRKLRVHKSLPGSSPPLTEKEVENVFVQLSLAFRNDSYTLESRINQAERERNLTEENTEKELENFKAAITSSAHLWHHYEHREAYQKLLEDIAVLRRLAARLSSRAEMVGAVRQEKRMSKATEVMMQYVENLKRTYEKDHAELMEFKKLANQNSSRSYGASEDGVPRSSRSMSLTVGKNMPRRRVSVAVVPKFNSLNIPGQSPTASPIPSMPSLSESSSNGRSNLTSTPVLPALLENGKSNGEPDCETSTTVLTQSGLEEISPETKAKIEEEAYNKGYQEGLKKTKELQELKEEDEETTKESHDEHEESENEDEIRKLKSSRLEVIINYLHILYPKLCKHWNVVWLVVAAIIIFAVVLGIYHSYNSCDEKSEGPEGKASCSAAHQHSWWNSGFQHEQRTE; encoded by the exons ATGCGCAGAGGCAGGAAGTCAAGAAGCAGCCTGCCAGAGTCACCGACGG CAGTTTCCCCTACACTTAGTCCTAAAGTTTCACCAGTAGCATCTCGGAGCAACTCTCTCACTCTTCCAGTTCCATCAG GGCCTGATGTATGCACAACCACTGCTATCGAGTCAGTATCTCCAGGGCAG AATAACAGAACTGTGAAAGAGGATGATAGGCAAACTGCAGAG AATGCTGCAAAAGGATTAATTGATCGAAGGCAGAATGATCAAAGAAAGATTTCTCAGGGAAGGTTGGTTCCTCGTTCTGCTGGCTTTGAAAACTCCAAAGAGAAGCTctcagaacaaaaagaaaactttgatCCATGTAAACATATGGATACTTTACCTAAATGCAACCCTTCAGGTGGTGATGGTGGCAGAATGTCTCTTAATACTTGCGTGAATGTTTGCGAAAATGAACTTGGAAAATCATTcctcaagaaaacaaaagaaaatgatgttcCTTTAAGAACCCATCTACCAGGACCAGGGATAGGAAAAACAGACTCAAAGCTAAAATTTCCTGTTCCAGAAATGAGGGACCATAAAGTCTCATGTAAACCAGAATTTAAACTGTGTGGACTGCGTCCTCCTCTACTACGGGCTGTTTCGTGGGATAGCTTGGAGCCTGGACAGGAGAAAACACCTTTAAAATTACCTTCTGAAGAAGATAAAAGCCTTGTGGCTGGTAGTAAATCCAGCAATCAGTTCAAACCATTCAAAGACCTTCAAATCCAAGTTCAACCAGTTCGAATGCAGAAATTGACAAAGCTCAGAGAG GAACATATTATGATGAGAAATCAAAATTTAGTTGGACTTAAACTTCCTGAACTTAGTGAAGCAGCTGAACAGGAAAAAG GCCCTTcacctctcccttcccccactGAAGAGGAAGAGACAAAGAATAGCTCTGATGTCATGCCCAGCATTCCTGATGTATTACTGCGAAAACTACGAGTGCACAAATCGCTTCCGGGAAG CTCCCCTCCACTTACTGAAAAAGAAGTTGAG AACGTATTTGTACAACTTTCCTTGGCCTTTAGAAATGATAGCTATACCTTGGAATCTAGAATTAACCAAGCAGAGAGAGAGCGAAATCTTACTGAAGAGAACACTGAGAAGGAACTGGAAAATTTTAAAGCAGCCATTACG tcttcagCTCACTTATGGCATCACTATGAACACAGAGAAGCTTACCAGAAGCTATTGGAGGATATTGCTGTTCTGCGGCGTTTAGCTGCTAGACTGTCTAGTCGTGCTGAGATGGTTGGAGCTGTTCGTCAG gaGAAGCGTATGTCAAAGGCAACGGAAGTAATGATGCAGTATGTGGAAAATCTGAAAAGAACATATGAAAAGGATCATGCTGAACTAATGGAGTTCAAGAAACTTGCCAATCAGAATTCTAGCAGAAGCTATGGTGCATctg AAGATGGAGTACCTCGTTCGTCTAGATCCATGTCTCTCACTGTTGGAAAG AATATGCCTCGGAGGAGAGTCAGTGTTGCTGTTGTTCCTAAATTTAACTCCTTAAACATTCCTGGCCAGTCACCAACAGCTTCACCTATACCTTCAATGCCATCCCTG TCTGAATCATCTAGTAATGGAAGGAGCAATCTAACATCTACTCCTGTTCTGCCAGCACTTTTAGAAAA TGGTAAGTCGAATGGAGAGCCTGACTGTGAAACCTCAACGACTGTGCTAACACAGAGTGGGCTGGAAGAAATCAGTCCTGAAACTAAAGCCAAGATAGAAGAGGAAGCATATAATAAAGG CTATCAGGAAGGCTTGAAGAAAACCAAGGAACTTCAAGAGCTgaaggaagaagatgaagagaCAACAAAAGAAAGCCATGATGAACATGAAGAAAGTGAAAACGAAGATGAgataagaaaactgaaaagcag cAGACTTGAAGTCATCATTAATTACTTACATATACTGTACCCCAAACTGTGTAAACACTGGAATGTGGTATGGCTTGTAGTGGCTGCCATAATCATTTTTGCTGTGGTGTTGGGAATCTACCATTCATACAACTCCTGTGATGAAAAATCAGAGGGACCTGAAGGGAAGGCCAGCTGTTCTGCTGCCCATCAACATTCCTGGTGGAACTCAGGATTTCAACATGAACAACGCACTGAATAA